The following coding sequences lie in one Mycobacterium gordonae genomic window:
- a CDS encoding nuclear transport factor 2 family protein, which yields MTQSRPPFPPFTRESAVQKVQAAEDAWNTCDPERVSLAYTVDSQWRNRDEHIVGRPAIVAFLTRKWQRELDYSLRKVLWSFHDNRIAVRFQYECHDSGGRWFRSYGNELWEFAEDGLMARREASINDVAIKEADRRLFGPRPASEYGVDFPLW from the coding sequence ATGACGCAATCCCGCCCCCCGTTTCCCCCGTTCACCCGGGAATCGGCGGTGCAGAAGGTTCAAGCCGCCGAAGACGCTTGGAACACCTGCGATCCCGAACGGGTGAGCCTGGCCTACACGGTCGACTCACAGTGGCGAAACCGCGACGAGCACATCGTCGGCCGGCCGGCGATCGTCGCCTTCCTGACCCGCAAGTGGCAACGCGAACTCGACTATTCGCTACGGAAAGTGCTGTGGAGTTTTCACGACAACCGCATCGCGGTGCGCTTCCAGTACGAATGCCACGACAGCGGCGGCAGGTGGTTTCGCAGTTACGGCAATGAATTGTGGGAGTTCGCCGAAGACGGGCTGATGGCGCGGCGCGAAGCCAGCATCAACGACGTCGCCATCAAGGAAGCCGACCGCCGACTGTTCGGGCCGCGCCCGGCATCCGAGTACGGGGTGGATTTTCCGCTGTGGTGA
- a CDS encoding PE family protein yields the protein MTYVSAQPQIMATAVADLEGIGSAITAAGAAAATPTSTLLAAAADEVSAAVARVFDTYGAQCQVTLSQLAAFHAEFGRVLTAAGLAYTENEVTNAATIAATPLAGPTVSLIMGGSGTPLPPPKFVNGVLNYISTQFGTTTAQVLYTPEQLYPLTGAKSLPLNASVSQGVAMLHEAILGEIGNGNSVVALGYSQSAILASIEMRHLAAMPGAPAADQLGFVLLANPMNPNGGLLSRFTGLTLPSIGLDFFGATPSDTIYPTSIYTYEYDGFADFPRYPLNVVADLNAIAGIALVHSKTPYVNIDSLPSGDLVQLPTSPGYTGNTTYYLIRNHHLPLLTPVRAIPVVGNPLADLLEPNLRTIVNLGYGDPNYGYSTTAADVPTPFGLFPPVDPVRLTGTLTLGTQHGLTTAANNLITPPALGELDVSALGLFQSYRPLPAPSPELFTVPTSVPGFVGNIQAANTYLADTITTVTSQTYAVLLPTADLLNAGATSLPSYSVNLFLDGIEQAVEGDPMGLVNAIGRPIAASTALLSAGLGLEALVVMGALVKDF from the coding sequence ATGACCTATGTGAGCGCGCAGCCGCAGATCATGGCTACCGCGGTGGCCGACCTGGAGGGAATCGGTTCGGCGATCACTGCGGCAGGCGCTGCCGCGGCCACGCCGACGTCGACCCTGTTGGCTGCCGCCGCCGACGAGGTGTCGGCGGCCGTCGCGCGGGTCTTCGACACCTACGGCGCGCAATGCCAAGTTACCCTCTCCCAGCTCGCGGCATTTCACGCCGAGTTCGGCCGGGTGCTGACCGCAGCCGGATTGGCCTACACCGAGAACGAAGTCACCAACGCCGCAACGATCGCCGCTACTCCGCTGGCGGGGCCGACCGTCAGCCTGATCATGGGCGGCAGCGGAACTCCGCTGCCGCCACCAAAATTCGTCAACGGCGTGCTGAATTACATCAGCACCCAGTTCGGTACCACGACCGCCCAGGTCCTGTACACGCCTGAGCAGCTGTATCCGCTGACCGGCGCCAAGAGCCTGCCGCTCAACGCCTCGGTGAGCCAGGGCGTCGCGATGCTGCACGAAGCCATCCTGGGCGAAATCGGCAATGGCAACAGTGTTGTCGCGCTTGGGTATTCGCAGAGCGCCATCCTCGCCTCAATCGAGATGCGCCACCTCGCCGCCATGCCGGGCGCACCCGCTGCCGATCAACTCGGCTTTGTGCTGCTGGCAAATCCGATGAACCCCAACGGCGGCCTGCTCTCCCGCTTCACCGGATTGACCCTGCCGAGCATCGGGCTGGACTTCTTTGGCGCCACACCGTCCGACACGATCTACCCCACCAGCATCTACACCTATGAATACGACGGTTTCGCCGACTTCCCGCGCTATCCGCTCAACGTCGTCGCTGACCTGAACGCCATCGCGGGCATCGCACTGGTGCACAGTAAGACGCCCTATGTCAACATCGACTCATTGCCATCGGGCGACCTGGTACAGCTGCCGACATCGCCGGGCTACACCGGCAATACGACGTATTACCTGATCCGCAACCATCACCTCCCGCTGCTCACTCCGGTCCGGGCAATACCCGTGGTGGGTAACCCGCTGGCAGATCTCCTGGAGCCGAACCTGAGAACGATCGTCAACCTGGGATACGGCGACCCCAACTACGGTTACTCGACCACCGCCGCGGATGTGCCCACCCCATTTGGGTTGTTCCCACCGGTGGATCCGGTCCGGCTCACCGGCACCCTGACGTTGGGCACTCAGCACGGATTGACTACTGCCGCAAACAATCTCATTACACCCCCAGCCCTGGGCGAACTCGACGTGTCCGCGCTGGGCCTTTTTCAGTCGTATCGCCCACTGCCCGCGCCCTCGCCTGAACTCTTCACCGTTCCGACGTCGGTACCCGGGTTCGTCGGCAATATCCAGGCGGCCAATACCTACCTCGCTGACACGATCACGACGGTGACCTCGCAGACCTACGCAGTCCTTCTTCCCACCGCCGATCTGCTCAACGCAGGTGCCACCTCGTTACCGTCGTACAGCGTCAACCTGTTCCTCGACGGCATTGAGCAGGCAGTCGAGGGCGACCCGATGGGACTGGTCAACGCGATCGGGCGACCGATCGCTGCGAGCACGGCGTTGCTGAGTGCGGGACTGGGCTTGGAGGCCTTGGTCGTCATGGGCGCACTGGTCAAAGACTTTTAA
- a CDS encoding tyrosine-protein phosphatase, with amino-acid sequence MAEVSRELPGAWNFRDVAERTPALRPGRLFRSSELSGLDDDGRAVLRRLGITDVADLRSTREVTRRGPGRVPDGIDIHLLPFPDLADDQSGSDDPESNEAPHESAFKRLMTEGEADQSEAAIEANAVRYMTEEYREFPTRNGAQRAVHRVFTLLGAGRPVLTHCFAGKDRTGFVVATVLEAAGLDRDVIVADYLRSNEAVPQLRRQITEMIAQRSDVELTPEVETFTKARLSDGVLGVRAEYLWAAWQTIDESFGSLDAYLCDAGITETDVARLRNALLG; translated from the coding sequence ATGGCTGAGGTATCCCGAGAACTGCCCGGCGCGTGGAACTTTCGCGACGTCGCCGAACGGACGCCGGCGCTGCGACCCGGGCGACTGTTCCGGTCCAGCGAGTTGAGCGGACTGGACGACGACGGCCGCGCGGTGCTGCGCCGGTTGGGTATAACCGACGTCGCCGATCTGCGTTCCACTCGCGAGGTCACCCGGCGCGGCCCCGGGCGGGTGCCCGACGGCATCGACATCCACCTGTTGCCTTTCCCGGATCTCGCCGACGACCAGTCCGGGTCCGACGACCCGGAAAGCAATGAAGCCCCGCACGAAAGCGCGTTCAAGCGGTTGATGACCGAAGGCGAAGCCGACCAGTCCGAAGCGGCCATCGAAGCGAATGCCGTCCGCTACATGACCGAGGAGTACCGCGAATTCCCCACCCGCAACGGCGCCCAACGCGCGGTGCACCGGGTGTTCACGCTGTTGGGCGCCGGCCGCCCGGTGCTCACTCATTGCTTCGCCGGCAAGGACCGCACCGGTTTCGTGGTCGCGACGGTGCTGGAAGCGGCCGGACTCGACCGAGACGTCATCGTCGCCGACTATCTGCGCAGCAACGAAGCCGTACCGCAACTCCGGCGGCAGATCACCGAGATGATAGCGCAGCGCTCCGACGTCGAACTGACACCCGAGGTTGAGACCTTCACCAAGGCGCGGCTGTCCGACGGAGTTCTCGGGGTCCGTGCCGAATACCTTTGGGCAGCTTGGCAAACGATCGACGAGTCGTTCGGATCGCTGGACGCCTACCTGTGCGACGCGGGTATCACCGAGACCGATGTGGCGCGGCTGCGAAACGCTCTACTCGGTTGA
- a CDS encoding PE family protein yields the protein MHLLTAPESLAAAAADLSRIGSRMEAACSAAAVGTSGLVAAAGDEVSAAIAEVFSAYGDQYRSAARQAAEFHSGFTAALAEAAGNYVQAESCNATLLIDAAQSVLGPRPPAAPTGTSGGGGGALSIAPSALLANPVTALIMSGTSNPTPSLRYINEINTKYIQPSFAGAIPQGLTTPEQLWPLTPRIGDLTFNQSVAEGVTILDNAIRAELLSGNDVVAFGFSQSASIVHNEIVNLMAAGAPYPNDLAFMMIGSPNNPGGGILARFPGFYIPIMDVSFTGATPANTPYPTTIYTAQYDGVAHVPQYPLNVLADINAMLGYFYVHNVYPTVTPAELANAVPLPTSPGYAGYTQYYMLLTQDLPLVQPIRDIPYVGQPLANLVQPSLRVLVDLGYADYGVGANYADIPTPAGLLSVPNPLTVSYYLLKGAVQGPYGAVVSIGEEAGFWGPQYYPDSYPWVPSVNPGLNVFIGQPQVTALSLLSGALGDALRIIPPIFN from the coding sequence ATGCACCTGTTGACCGCGCCCGAATCGCTCGCGGCGGCAGCCGCAGACCTGAGCCGGATCGGCTCGAGAATGGAAGCCGCCTGTTCCGCGGCGGCGGTCGGGACCTCCGGGCTCGTGGCGGCGGCCGGCGACGAGGTATCGGCAGCGATTGCCGAAGTGTTCAGCGCATACGGCGACCAATACCGGTCGGCCGCACGACAGGCTGCCGAGTTTCACAGCGGGTTCACCGCCGCCCTGGCCGAGGCTGCCGGAAATTACGTGCAGGCGGAGTCGTGCAATGCCACCCTGCTGATCGACGCGGCCCAGTCGGTGCTGGGGCCCCGTCCCCCTGCTGCCCCGACGGGCACCTCGGGTGGCGGCGGGGGAGCGCTGAGCATCGCGCCGTCCGCGCTGCTGGCAAACCCGGTGACCGCATTGATCATGAGCGGCACCAGCAATCCGACCCCGTCGCTGAGGTACATCAACGAGATCAACACCAAGTACATTCAGCCGTCCTTTGCGGGTGCGATTCCGCAGGGCCTCACGACGCCCGAGCAACTGTGGCCGCTGACGCCGCGAATAGGTGACCTGACGTTCAACCAATCGGTTGCCGAGGGCGTGACGATTCTCGACAACGCGATCAGGGCCGAGTTGCTCAGCGGCAACGATGTGGTGGCGTTCGGATTTTCACAGAGCGCGTCCATCGTCCATAACGAGATCGTCAATCTGATGGCCGCGGGAGCGCCATATCCGAATGATCTGGCTTTCATGATGATCGGTTCGCCCAACAATCCCGGCGGCGGCATCCTCGCCCGCTTCCCCGGCTTCTACATCCCGATCATGGATGTGTCGTTCACCGGTGCGACGCCCGCCAACACGCCGTATCCAACCACCATCTATACGGCCCAGTACGACGGCGTCGCCCATGTTCCGCAGTACCCGCTCAACGTCCTGGCCGACATCAACGCGATGCTGGGCTACTTCTACGTGCACAACGTCTACCCGACGGTCACCCCGGCCGAACTGGCCAACGCGGTACCGCTGCCGACTTCGCCGGGCTACGCCGGCTACACCCAGTACTACATGCTCTTGACCCAGGATCTGCCCCTCGTGCAGCCCATTCGCGACATCCCCTACGTCGGACAGCCGTTGGCGAACCTGGTCCAACCGTCACTGCGGGTCCTGGTGGACCTGGGTTACGCCGACTACGGGGTGGGCGCCAACTACGCCGACATACCGACTCCGGCCGGGTTGCTGTCGGTCCCCAACCCATTAACCGTCTCCTACTACCTGCTCAAGGGAGCGGTGCAGGGACCGTACGGCGCTGTGGTGTCGATCGGCGAGGAGGCCGGTTTTTGGGGTCCGCAGTACTACCCGGACAGCTATCCGTGGGTGCCGTCGGTCAACCCGGGCCTCAACGTCTTCATCGGGCAACCGCAGGTGACCGCGCTGTCATTGCTCAGCGGCGCTCTCGGGGATGCGCTGCGCATCATCCCGCCGATCTTCAACTGA
- a CDS encoding acyl-CoA dehydrogenase family protein: MSAKASDYHKRLSDFMTEHVFPAEADYDKYRQEAGPNDFTVPPVIEELKVTAKERGLWNLFLPAESGLTNLEYAPLAELTGWSLEIAPEALNCAAPDTGNMETLHLFATEPQRKQWLEPLLNGEIRSAFSMTEPAVASSDARNIETSIVRDGADYVINGRKWWTSGAADPRCKILIVMGRTNPDAASHQQQSMILVPMDTPGVTVVRSTPVFGWQDQHGHCEIVYDNVRVPATNLLGEEGSGFAIAQARLGPGRIHHCMRALGGAERALALLVSRANNRIAFGRPLADQGLVQHAVAKSRNEIDQARLLCEKAAWTIDKHGNKAAHLLVSQIKAVAPQVACDVIDRAIQVHGAAGVSDDTVLARLYGWHRAMRIFDGPDEVHMRTIARSELGREQSALAAAVTSHG; this comes from the coding sequence ATGTCGGCCAAAGCCAGCGACTACCACAAACGACTGTCCGACTTCATGACCGAACACGTCTTTCCGGCGGAGGCCGACTACGACAAGTATCGCCAGGAGGCCGGGCCGAACGACTTCACGGTGCCGCCGGTGATCGAGGAACTGAAGGTCACGGCGAAAGAGCGCGGCCTGTGGAACCTCTTCCTGCCGGCCGAATCCGGACTGACCAACCTGGAATACGCGCCGCTGGCCGAACTGACCGGCTGGAGCCTCGAGATCGCACCGGAGGCGCTCAACTGCGCGGCCCCGGACACCGGAAACATGGAGACCCTGCACCTGTTCGCCACCGAACCACAGCGCAAGCAGTGGCTGGAACCGTTGCTGAACGGCGAGATCCGCAGCGCCTTCTCGATGACCGAGCCGGCGGTCGCCAGCAGCGACGCGCGCAACATCGAGACCTCGATCGTGCGCGACGGGGCCGACTACGTGATCAACGGCCGGAAATGGTGGACCTCTGGGGCAGCGGATCCGCGCTGCAAAATCCTCATCGTCATGGGCCGCACCAATCCCGATGCGGCCAGCCACCAGCAGCAGTCCATGATCCTGGTGCCGATGGACACTCCGGGGGTCACCGTCGTCCGTTCCACCCCGGTGTTCGGCTGGCAGGATCAGCACGGACACTGCGAGATCGTCTACGACAACGTCCGGGTACCGGCCACCAACCTGCTCGGCGAAGAGGGCTCCGGTTTCGCCATCGCCCAGGCGCGCCTGGGACCGGGCCGCATCCACCACTGCATGCGGGCCCTCGGTGGCGCCGAGCGTGCGTTGGCACTGCTGGTCAGCCGGGCCAACAACCGGATCGCCTTCGGCCGGCCGCTAGCCGACCAGGGCCTGGTGCAACACGCGGTTGCCAAGTCCCGCAACGAGATTGACCAAGCCAGGCTGCTGTGTGAGAAGGCGGCATGGACCATCGACAAGCACGGCAACAAGGCCGCGCATCTACTGGTCTCGCAGATCAAGGCGGTGGCGCCGCAAGTGGCCTGCGACGTCATCGACCGCGCCATCCAGGTGCACGGTGCGGCCGGGGTCAGCGACGACACCGTGCTGGCCCGGCTCTACGGCTGGCACCGCGCGATGCGGATCTTCGACGGTCCCGACGAGGTGCACATGCGCACCATCGCGCGGTCCGAGTTGGGCCGGGAGCAGTCCGCGCTCGCCGCGGCGGTCACCAGTCATGGCTGA
- a CDS encoding TetR/AcrR family transcriptional regulator yields MASGSGLTRREELLAVATKLFAARGYHGTRMDDVADVIGLNKATVYHYYASKALILFDIYRQAAEGTLAAVHDDPSWTAREALYQYTVRLLTGIAGNPERAAVYFQEQPYITEWFTAEQVAEVREKEAQVYEHVHGLIDRGIASGEFYECDSHVVALGYIGMTLGSYRWLRPSGRRSAKEIAAEFSTALLRGLIRDEAIRTTAPLGP; encoded by the coding sequence ATGGCATCCGGAAGTGGCCTGACCCGCCGTGAGGAGTTGCTGGCCGTCGCCACCAAACTGTTCGCCGCCCGCGGCTACCACGGCACCCGGATGGACGACGTCGCCGATGTGATCGGCTTGAACAAGGCGACGGTCTACCACTACTACGCGAGCAAGGCGCTGATCCTGTTCGACATCTACCGCCAAGCTGCCGAGGGAACGCTGGCCGCCGTGCACGACGATCCCTCCTGGACCGCCCGCGAGGCGCTCTACCAGTACACCGTCCGGCTCCTGACGGGCATCGCGGGCAATCCCGAGCGCGCCGCCGTCTACTTCCAGGAGCAGCCCTACATCACCGAATGGTTCACCGCAGAACAGGTGGCCGAGGTTCGTGAGAAGGAAGCCCAGGTCTACGAGCACGTGCACGGCTTGATCGACCGCGGTATCGCCAGCGGCGAGTTCTACGAGTGCGACTCGCACGTGGTGGCGCTGGGCTACATCGGAATGACGCTCGGCAGCTACCGCTGGCTGCGACCGAGCGGACGCCGCTCGGCCAAGGAGATCGCGGCCGAGTTCAGCACCGCGCTGCTGCGTGGACTCATTCGCGATGAGGCGATCCGCACCACCGCGCCCTTGGGACCGTGA
- a CDS encoding PE family protein — protein MSYVFAQPPALAAAATELSGLGTAIGEAAAAAAAPTTGLLTAAADEVSTAIANLFGVYGQEFQSVSARLGTLYQGLVQNLNSTIDYYVNAEAINTAQLVQSATVGLQLPDTPPVFPPFTGDTFSIAMGGTGTPIPGPTYLNAVNGLFILPNSPIGTVLTSLVTPEQLYPITGVRSLIFASSVQQGLQILNTAVMDQITAGNHAVVFGYSQSAVISSLLMQYYMSLPPGYAPPFDALSFVLIGNEMNPNGGILARIPGLDISSVGLPFYGAMPNTPYQTTTYTLQYDGFADFPRYPLNIVSDINAVFGILTVHTTYADLTPAQIQSATLLPTTGATTNKWYMIDHPNLPLLDPVRAIPVIGEPIAALVQPNLKVIVNLGYGDPNFGYSTSPADVPTPFGLFPDVPLGVIVDALARGTQQGINDFLAVAPRALTSAPVIQPPSFPPLIQAYLPPPTQVLPPTPVNIANTFASVVSTGYSVLLPTADLVTAFATTMPAYDLTLFVSQLAQGNIKGAIELPLAATAGLAALGGMIEFIAVVEAAADIVQDLQSIGL, from the coding sequence GTGTCCTACGTATTTGCGCAGCCGCCGGCGCTGGCTGCGGCAGCGACGGAGTTGTCCGGCCTCGGCACGGCGATCGGTGAGGCTGCCGCAGCGGCGGCTGCCCCCACGACAGGTCTGCTGACGGCGGCCGCCGACGAGGTGTCGACGGCGATTGCCAACCTCTTCGGTGTGTACGGCCAGGAATTTCAATCGGTCAGCGCGCGGCTCGGCACGCTGTACCAGGGTCTGGTGCAGAACCTGAACTCCACGATCGACTACTACGTCAATGCCGAGGCGATCAACACGGCTCAGCTGGTACAGAGCGCGACGGTCGGACTTCAGCTGCCGGACACCCCGCCGGTGTTCCCGCCGTTCACCGGAGACACTTTCTCAATTGCCATGGGCGGCACTGGAACTCCGATTCCCGGACCCACCTACCTCAACGCCGTCAATGGACTCTTCATCCTGCCCAACTCGCCGATCGGCACCGTCTTGACGTCGCTGGTCACCCCCGAGCAGCTATACCCGATCACCGGTGTGCGGTCCTTGATCTTCGCCTCCTCGGTGCAGCAGGGTTTGCAGATCCTCAACACCGCGGTGATGGATCAGATCACCGCCGGCAACCATGCTGTCGTTTTCGGTTACTCGCAGAGCGCAGTCATCTCATCGCTGTTGATGCAGTACTACATGAGTCTTCCGCCGGGCTATGCGCCACCTTTCGACGCGCTCAGTTTCGTGCTGATCGGCAACGAGATGAACCCCAATGGCGGAATCCTGGCCCGCATCCCGGGACTGGACATCTCGAGCGTGGGCCTGCCCTTCTACGGCGCAATGCCGAATACGCCGTACCAGACGACCACCTACACGCTCCAATACGACGGCTTCGCCGACTTCCCGCGCTACCCGCTCAACATCGTGTCGGACATCAATGCCGTCTTCGGCATCCTGACAGTTCACACCACCTACGCCGACCTCACACCTGCTCAGATCCAGTCGGCCACATTGTTGCCGACCACGGGCGCCACCACCAACAAGTGGTACATGATCGACCACCCGAACCTGCCACTGCTGGACCCGGTGCGGGCCATCCCGGTCATCGGCGAACCCATTGCGGCACTGGTACAGCCGAATCTGAAGGTGATCGTCAACCTCGGTTACGGCGACCCCAATTTCGGCTACTCCACCAGCCCGGCCGACGTACCCACACCGTTCGGCCTTTTCCCGGACGTGCCCCTGGGGGTCATCGTCGACGCGCTGGCGAGGGGCACCCAGCAAGGGATCAACGACTTCCTCGCTGTCGCACCGCGTGCTCTGACGAGTGCCCCGGTGATACAACCGCCCTCGTTCCCACCGCTGATCCAGGCCTACCTGCCGCCGCCGACCCAGGTGCTACCGCCGACACCGGTCAATATCGCCAATACGTTTGCGTCAGTGGTCTCCACGGGCTACTCGGTGCTGCTTCCGACGGCAGACCTGGTGACCGCCTTTGCGACCACCATGCCCGCCTACGACTTGACGCTGTTCGTGAGCCAACTCGCCCAGGGCAACATCAAGGGCGCGATCGAACTCCCGCTCGCGGCCACCGCCGGCCTGGCCGCGCTGGGCGGCATGATCGAGTTCATCGCGGTGGTGGAAGCCGCCGCGGACATCGTTCAGGACTTGCAGAGCATCGGTTTGTAG